In Actinomadura citrea, a single window of DNA contains:
- a CDS encoding iron chaperone, translating into MSDTKKATTSTAAGAKFDGFTDEERAAMKDHAQELKKAARRSPGKARADGESDVLSKIAEMEESDRAIAERVHEIVRAAAPDLVPRLWYGQPAYSKDGKVLCFFQAKAKFKTRYATLGFSDVAALDDGALWPTSFALPELTAEGEARIADLVKRAAS; encoded by the coding sequence ATGAGCGACACGAAGAAGGCCACCACGAGTACCGCCGCCGGTGCGAAGTTCGACGGCTTCACCGACGAGGAACGGGCCGCGATGAAGGACCACGCCCAGGAGCTGAAGAAGGCCGCGCGCCGCAGCCCGGGCAAGGCCAGGGCCGACGGGGAGAGCGACGTCCTCTCCAAGATCGCCGAGATGGAGGAGTCCGACCGCGCCATCGCCGAGCGGGTGCACGAGATCGTCCGGGCCGCCGCGCCGGACCTCGTGCCGAGGCTCTGGTACGGCCAGCCCGCCTACTCCAAGGACGGCAAGGTGCTCTGCTTCTTCCAGGCCAAGGCGAAGTTCAAGACGAGGTACGCGACCCTCGGGTTCAGCGACGTCGCGGCCCTCGACGACGGCGCCCTGTGGCCGACCTCCTTCGCCCTGCCGGAGCTGACCGCCGAGGGCGAGGCGCGGATCGCCGACCTGGTGAAGCGGGCCGCGAGCTGA
- a CDS encoding ester cyclase, translating to MIGTLYERWLLEMWAGDFGLARELVTPDFVGHWPGQEVRGAEELIDILRQGHAPFEGVTVTLDVGPIVDGNRVAARWTFAGRFRGGMPGATAPEGTAVSFSGHDVLRAEDGRFAEYWVISDTESLARALGME from the coding sequence GTGATCGGCACGTTGTACGAGCGGTGGCTGCTGGAGATGTGGGCCGGGGACTTCGGACTCGCCCGCGAGCTGGTCACGCCGGATTTCGTCGGGCACTGGCCGGGTCAGGAGGTGCGCGGGGCCGAAGAGCTGATCGACATTCTGCGGCAGGGGCACGCACCCTTCGAGGGCGTCACCGTGACGCTGGACGTGGGCCCGATCGTGGACGGGAACCGGGTCGCCGCCCGGTGGACGTTCGCCGGACGGTTCAGGGGCGGCATGCCCGGAGCGACCGCCCCCGAGGGCACGGCGGTGTCGTTCAGCGGCCACGACGTCCTGCGCGCCGAGGACGGCCGGTTCGCGGAGTACTGGGTGATCTCCGATACCGAGTCCCTCGCCCGCGCACTCGGCATGGAGTGA
- the helR gene encoding RNA polymerase recycling motor ATPase HelR has protein sequence MNPLTASVFDLPERLSPKADPALIERDERHFAAVAETLDQTISDLSDRLEAERRAPGGIGQGAMDRDMEIHRLTARLRTLRRFGLDLCLGHMAVADGSEPVYIGRLGLTDSTGRRLLLDWRSPAAEPFFGATHADPMGLASRRRYRWTRGRISDYWDEVFTAEGFAGHAALDDQSAFIASLGSDRSDRMRDVLGTIQADQDAIIRAGSRGALVVDGGPGTGKTVVALHRSAYLLYSDPRLGHHRGGVLFVGPHQPYLAYVSDVLPSLGEEGVQICTLRDLVAEGAGAAVESDPEVARLKSSADLVKAIEKAVGFYENPPTEGMEVTTHWSDVWLGPADWAEAFQAPEPGTPHNEARDQIWEELVTILADKHEGADEDEGAVSPDLLRRSLRQDRDLRAAFNRAWPLIEASDLVGDLWSVPAYLRLCAPWLGRDEIRMLQREDAQAWTVSDLPLLDAARQRLGDPEASLRRRRHVAAVSAERERMERVVDDLIEVADDEYGTGLVTMLRGEDFHDALVDESALTSTDPDQLAGPFAHVVVDEAQELTDAQWQMLLLRCPSRSFTIVGDRAQARHGFTESWRERLERVGLDRIELASLSVNYRTPEEIMAEAEPVIRAALPDANVPTSIRGSGVPVGHGPVADLDRVLDAWLAAHDDGVACVIGHPAFPGRPRVRSLTPELAKGLEFDLVVLIDPDGFGEGIEGAVDRYVAMTRATRQLVILTSD, from the coding sequence GTGAATCCTTTGACCGCCAGCGTGTTCGACCTCCCCGAGCGTCTGTCCCCCAAGGCCGACCCGGCGCTGATCGAGCGTGACGAGCGGCATTTCGCGGCCGTCGCGGAGACCCTCGACCAGACGATCTCCGACCTGTCCGACCGCCTCGAAGCCGAGCGCAGGGCGCCCGGCGGGATCGGCCAGGGGGCGATGGACCGGGACATGGAGATCCACCGGCTGACCGCCCGCCTGCGCACGCTGCGCCGTTTCGGCCTGGACCTCTGCCTCGGGCACATGGCCGTCGCGGACGGCTCCGAGCCCGTCTACATCGGACGGCTCGGTCTCACCGACAGCACGGGCCGCCGGCTGCTGCTCGACTGGCGCTCGCCCGCGGCCGAACCGTTCTTCGGGGCGACCCACGCCGACCCGATGGGGCTGGCGAGCCGCCGCAGGTACCGCTGGACCCGCGGCCGGATCAGCGACTACTGGGACGAGGTGTTCACCGCGGAGGGGTTCGCCGGACACGCCGCCCTGGACGACCAGTCCGCGTTCATCGCGAGCCTGGGGAGCGACCGGTCCGACCGGATGCGCGACGTGCTCGGCACCATCCAGGCCGACCAGGACGCGATCATCCGCGCGGGGTCCCGGGGCGCCCTCGTCGTCGACGGCGGCCCGGGGACGGGCAAGACCGTCGTCGCCCTGCACCGCTCCGCCTACCTCCTCTACTCCGACCCCCGCCTGGGCCACCACCGGGGCGGCGTGCTGTTCGTCGGGCCGCACCAGCCCTACCTGGCCTACGTGTCCGACGTCCTCCCCAGCCTCGGGGAGGAGGGCGTGCAGATCTGCACCCTGCGCGACCTCGTCGCCGAGGGGGCCGGGGCGGCGGTCGAGTCCGACCCGGAGGTGGCCCGGCTCAAGTCGTCCGCGGACCTGGTGAAGGCGATCGAGAAGGCCGTCGGGTTCTACGAGAACCCGCCCACCGAGGGGATGGAGGTCACCACCCACTGGTCCGACGTCTGGCTGGGCCCCGCCGACTGGGCCGAGGCGTTCCAGGCGCCGGAACCCGGCACGCCGCACAACGAGGCGCGCGACCAGATCTGGGAGGAGCTGGTCACGATCCTCGCTGACAAGCACGAGGGCGCGGACGAGGACGAGGGCGCGGTGTCGCCCGACCTGCTCCGCAGGTCGCTTCGCCAGGACCGGGACTTGCGCGCCGCCTTCAACCGGGCGTGGCCGCTCATCGAGGCGTCCGACCTCGTCGGGGACCTGTGGTCGGTGCCCGCCTACCTGCGGCTGTGCGCTCCCTGGCTCGGCAGGGACGAGATCCGCATGCTGCAGCGCGAGGACGCCCAGGCCTGGACGGTGTCGGACCTGCCGCTCCTGGACGCGGCGCGGCAGCGCCTCGGCGACCCGGAGGCGTCGCTGCGCAGGCGCCGCCACGTGGCCGCCGTCTCCGCCGAGCGCGAGCGCATGGAGAGGGTCGTGGACGACCTCATCGAGGTGGCCGACGACGAGTACGGGACGGGGCTGGTGACGATGCTGCGCGGCGAGGACTTCCATGACGCCCTCGTCGACGAGAGCGCGCTGACCAGCACCGACCCCGACCAGCTCGCCGGCCCGTTCGCGCACGTCGTCGTGGACGAGGCGCAGGAGCTGACCGACGCGCAGTGGCAGATGCTGCTGCTGCGCTGCCCGTCCCGGAGCTTCACGATCGTCGGGGACCGCGCGCAGGCCAGGCACGGGTTCACCGAGTCCTGGCGGGAACGGCTCGAACGGGTCGGGCTCGACCGGATCGAGCTGGCGTCCCTCAGCGTCAACTACCGGACGCCGGAGGAGATCATGGCGGAGGCCGAGCCGGTCATCCGGGCCGCGCTCCCGGACGCCAACGTGCCGACCTCGATCCGCGGCAGCGGCGTCCCCGTCGGCCACGGACCGGTCGCGGACCTGGACCGGGTCCTCGACGCCTGGCTCGCCGCGCACGACGACGGGGTCGCCTGCGTCATCGGCCACCCCGCCTTCCCGGGGAGGCCCCGCGTCCGGTCGCTGACCCCGGAGCTGGCCAAGGGGCTGGAGTTCGACCTCGTCGTGCTCATCGACCCGGACGGGTTCGGCGAGGGCATCGAAGGCGCGGTCGACCGCTATGTCGCGATGACGCGGGCGACCCGGCAACTCGTCATCCTCACGAGCGACTGA
- a CDS encoding cupin domain-containing protein yields the protein MSYPKELFHGDEGEVSGTWWKSGSAPDLLIGTRSKVHYLATGESTGGQYGLYRWDMGAEPGRGAGAHFHKTMSESFFVLSGTVALYDGDRWVDAPPGDFLFVPPGGIHAFDNPHGAASMLVLFAPGAPREAYFEELAEIVGSGRQLSEREWADLYHRHDQYMV from the coding sequence ATGTCGTACCCGAAAGAGCTCTTCCACGGTGACGAGGGCGAGGTCAGCGGCACATGGTGGAAGAGCGGCTCCGCGCCCGACCTGCTGATCGGCACGCGCTCGAAGGTGCACTACCTGGCCACGGGCGAGTCCACGGGCGGGCAGTACGGGCTCTACCGGTGGGACATGGGAGCCGAGCCCGGTCGCGGCGCGGGCGCGCACTTCCACAAGACGATGTCGGAGTCGTTCTTCGTCCTGTCCGGCACCGTCGCCCTCTATGACGGGGACCGCTGGGTCGACGCCCCGCCCGGCGACTTCCTGTTCGTCCCGCCGGGCGGGATCCACGCGTTCGACAACCCGCACGGGGCGGCTTCGATGCTGGTCCTGTTCGCTCCGGGGGCTCCGCGTGAGGCCTACTTCGAGGAGCTGGCGGAGATCGTGGGGAGCGGGCGGCAGCTCAGCGAGCGAGAGTGGGCCGACCTCTACCACCGCCACGACCAGTACATGGTCTGA
- a CDS encoding SDR family NAD(P)-dependent oxidoreductase: MARTIVVTGGGTGIGRAVAARFATGGDRVVVIGRRAEVLEKAAGEIGGTALPADLGDPAEVERVRAELAERFGSVDVLVNNAGGNADNHGGSAGVAERWTSNFRINVLTSVLPTEAFRDLLNPSGTVVFISSIAALRGSGGTSYGPMKAALHPYACDLAAALGPRGVTVNVVAPGFIEDTEFFGDVMSDERRAAQIAQTHTGRAGTPGDVAETVHWLASPGAGHVTAQIIQVNGGAERGR; the protein is encoded by the coding sequence ATGGCGCGCACGATCGTGGTCACCGGCGGCGGCACCGGCATCGGCAGGGCGGTGGCGGCGCGCTTCGCGACCGGCGGTGACCGGGTGGTCGTCATCGGCCGCCGCGCGGAGGTGCTGGAGAAGGCGGCCGGGGAGATCGGGGGCACGGCTCTGCCGGCGGATCTGGGAGACCCTGCCGAGGTTGAGCGCGTCCGCGCCGAACTGGCCGAGCGCTTCGGCTCGGTCGACGTGCTGGTCAACAACGCGGGCGGCAACGCCGACAACCACGGCGGGTCCGCCGGCGTCGCGGAGCGGTGGACGAGCAACTTCCGCATCAACGTCCTGACGTCGGTCCTGCCGACCGAGGCGTTCCGCGACCTGCTGAACCCGTCCGGGACGGTCGTGTTCATCTCCTCGATCGCGGCCCTGCGCGGCTCGGGCGGCACGTCCTACGGCCCGATGAAGGCGGCCCTGCACCCCTACGCGTGCGATCTCGCCGCCGCCCTCGGGCCCCGCGGCGTCACCGTCAACGTCGTCGCCCCGGGCTTCATCGAGGACACCGAGTTCTTCGGCGACGTGATGAGCGACGAGCGGCGCGCGGCCCAGATCGCGCAGACCCACACCGGGCGGGCCGGGACGCCGGGGGACGTCGCCGAGACCGTGCACTGGCTCGCCTCGCCCGGCGCCGGGCACGTCACCGCACAGATCATCCAGGTCAACGGCGGGGCCGAGCGTGGCCGCTGA
- a CDS encoding MarR family winged helix-turn-helix transcriptional regulator: MAAEPPRDGADAIQDAWRRELPGVPVESIGVVTRIWWAAKVFGDERRRLLARLGVDVATLDLLSTLRRSGPPYRMSPGELADACMVTRGAITQRVERAAGAGLVERTTAGSGYHARAVTLTAQGNALLDRVVADLLAAEDRLIGHLAPDRREQLAGLLRDLLAGLGGPSPAGQVGD, from the coding sequence GTGGCCGCTGAGCCGCCGCGCGACGGCGCCGACGCCATCCAGGACGCCTGGCGGCGCGAGCTGCCGGGAGTGCCGGTGGAGTCGATCGGGGTCGTCACCAGGATCTGGTGGGCCGCCAAGGTCTTCGGCGACGAGCGCCGCCGCCTCCTGGCGCGCCTGGGGGTTGACGTCGCCACGCTGGACCTGCTGTCCACGCTGCGCCGCTCCGGCCCGCCGTACCGGATGAGCCCGGGCGAGCTGGCCGACGCCTGCATGGTGACCCGCGGAGCGATCACCCAGCGGGTGGAGCGGGCCGCCGGTGCCGGTCTGGTCGAGCGGACCACCGCCGGATCCGGCTACCACGCGCGCGCGGTCACCCTCACCGCGCAGGGCAATGCCCTGCTCGACCGCGTCGTCGCCGACCTGCTCGCGGCCGAGGACCGGCTCATCGGCCACCTCGCCCCCGACCGCCGCGAGCAGCTCGCCGGACTGCTGCGCGACCTGCTCGCCGGGCTCGGCGGCCCGAGCCCGGCGGGGCAGGTCGGGGACTGA